A region from the Perca fluviatilis chromosome 16, GENO_Pfluv_1.0, whole genome shotgun sequence genome encodes:
- the stag2a gene encoding cohesin subunit SA-2a isoform X2, whose product MIAAQDSHTEFQFPQEAESQLSSDTDLDDPDGNHAKTGKGMAAKKGKKALGDKAKGGGAGRTPSLGRVNGHHQENGMENMTLFEVVKMGKSATQSVVDDWIEAYKHDRDIALLDLINFFIQCSGCKGAVSPEMFRHMQNSEIIRKMTEEFDEDSGDYPLTMSGPQWKKFRISFCDFIAVLVRQCQYSIIYDEYMMDTVISLLTGLSDSQVRAFRHTSTLAAMKLMTALVNVALNLSINMDNTQRQYEAERNKVVAKRANDRLELLLQKRKELQENQDEIENMMNAIFKGVFVHRYRDAIAEIRAVCIEEIGVWMKLYSDAFLNDSYLKYVGWTMHDKQGEVRLKCLTALQGLFYSRELGARLELFTSRFKDRIVSMTLDKEYDVAVQAIKLLTLVLQSSDEVLTAEDCESIYHLVYSAHRPIAVSAGEFLFKKLFSHRDPEEEGLPRRGRQSLNGSLIKTTVFFFLESELHEHGAYLVDSLWDCASELLKDWETMISLLLDEPMSGEEALTDRQETALVEIMLCAIRQACECHPPVGRGTGKRVLSAKEKKTQLDDRTRITEMFAVALPLLLAKYCVDIDKVTNLLQIPKYFDLDIYTTGRLEKHLDALLRQIWEVQDKHTDTEVLEACSTTYHALCNEEFTIFNRVDIARSQLLDELVDKFNRLLEDFLQEGEEPDEDDAYQVLSTLKKISAFHNAHDLSKWDLFTSNYRLLNTGLQNGDMPEQIVIHAMQCTHYIILWHLAKVSDGSSLKGDMVTLRKQMRAFCLMCQRYLNSINNAVKEQAFTILCDLLMIFSHQIMSSGREQLEPLVYTPDSSLQADLLNFILDQVFIDQDDDNNSTDGQQDEEASKIEALHKRRNLLAAYCKLIIYNVVEMNTAADIFKQYMRYYNDYGDIIKDTLSKTRQIDKVQCAKTLVLSLQALFNEMLSELGFNVDRSTSAFCGIKELARRFSLTFGLDQLKTREAIAMLHKDGIEFAFKEPSPQGQGSPPLNLAFLDILSEFSSKLIRQDRRSVHMYLERFMTVQMALQREDCWLPLISYRNSLQAGGDDDTMSVISGISSRGSTRSKKSKPATSSKRKLPEEENSCSSSDAVWMNREQNVQTPVMMHSPHLTSTVLRDPKKMRPEDSYTTAFTMPTEQHSHQPVPPQHQPHHHHQAAIDYNTQVTWMLTQRQQAEARQQQERVSMHYAKMRNHMQQAIRRGSGLMEDDEEPIVEDVMMSSEDRLEDINESMDFDTIDIDLPASKNRRERTELKPDYFDPSSIMDDSVLNVSMF is encoded by the exons aTGATAGCAGCGCAGGATTCGCACACAGAGTTTCAATTTCCTCA AGAGGCAGAATCTCAGTTGTCTTCAGATACTGACCTTGATGATCCTGATGGCAATCATGCAAAGACAGGAAAGGGCATG GCAGCCAAGAAGGGGAAGAAGGCGCTTGGAGACAAGGCCAAAGGTGGGGGAGCAGGGAGGACCCCCAGTCTTGGCAGGGTGAATGGCCATCATCAGGAGAACGGGATGGAGAATATGACCCTGTTCGAGGTGGTTAAAATGGGGAAGAGTGCCACACAG tCTGTTGTTGATGACTGGATCGAGGCATACAAACATGACAGGGATATTGCTCTCTTGGACTTAATCAACTTCTTCATTCAGTGCTCGGGCTGTAAAG GTGCTGTGAGTCCAGAGATGTTCAGACATATGCAGAACTCTGAAATCATCCGAAAAATGACAGAGGAGTTTGATGAG GACAGCGGTGACTATCCGTTAACTATGTCAGGACCACAGTGGAAGAAATTCAGGATAAGCTTCTGTGACTTCATTGCGGTTCTGGTGCGTCAGTGTCAGTACAGCATCATCTACGACGAGTATATGATGGACACAGTCATCTCACTGCTCACCGGCCTGTCTGACTCACAGGTCAGGGCGTTTAGACATACAAGCACACTAGCAG CCATGAAGTTGATGACAGCCCTGGTGAATGTCGCTCTCAACCTGAGCATCAATATGGACAACACTCAGAGACAGTATGAGGCGGAGAGGAACAAGGTTGTTGCAAAAAGGGCCAATGATAGGTTGGAGCTCCTGTTACAGAAGCGTAAAGAG CTTCAAGAAAATCAAGATGAAATTGAAAACATGATGAATGCAATTTTCAAAGGAGTGTTTGTTCACAGATATCG TGATGCCATTGCTGAGATCCGAGCTGTTTGTATTGAGGAGATTGGAGTGTGGATGAAGCTGTACAGTGACGCCTTCCTCAATGACAGCTACCTGAAGTATGTTGGCTGGACAATGCATGACAAG CAAGGTGAGGTGCGGCTAAAGTGCCTGACTGCCCTACAAGGTCTGTTCTACAGCAGAGAGCTCGGCGCACGACTGGAGCTCTTCACAAGTCGCTTCAAG GACCGCATTGTATCTATGACTCTGGACAAGGAATATGATGTTGCAGTGCAAGCCATTAAACTTCTGACGCTTGTCTTGCA GAGTAGTGATGAGGTTCTGACAGCAGAGGACTGTGAAAGCATATACCATCTGGTTTACTCAGCACATCGACCCATCGCTGTTTCAGCAGGAGAATTTCTCTTTAAGAa GCTCTTCAGCCATCGAGATCCTGAGGAGGAGGGATTACCCAGGAGGGGCAGGCAGAGCCTCAATGGCAGCCTTATCAAGACtactgtcttcttcttcttggagAGTGAG ctCCATGAACATGGGGCCTACTTGGTGGATAGCTTGTGGGATTGTGCGTCAGAGCTGCTGAAAGACTGGGAGACTATGAtcagcctgctgctggatgagCCCATGTCAGGAGAGGAGG CCCTGACTGATCGCCAGGAGACGGCTCTGGTTGAGATCATGCTCTGTGCCATTCGGCAGGCTTGTGAATGCCACCCTCCAGTAGGCAGAGGCACAGGGAAGAGG GTCCTGTCTgccaaggaaaagaaaacacagctgGATGATCGGACACGGATCACAGAGATGTTTGCAGTTGCATTGCCTCTGTTATTGGCAAAG TACTGCGTCGATATTGATAAGGTGACGAATTTGCTACAAATACCAAAgtactttgatcttgacatctACACAACTGGCCGGTTAGAAAAG CATTTGGATGCCTTGTTGCGGCAAATCTGGGAGGTCCAGGATAAGCACACAGACACTGAGGTCCTGGAGGCCTGCTCTACCACCTACCATGCTCTCTGCAACGAAGAGTTCACCATCTTCAACCGCGTGGACATCGCTCGCTCCCAGCTTCTCGATGAGCTTGTAGACAAGTTCAATAGACTCCTGGAGGACTTCCTGCAAGAG GGTGAAGAACCAGATGAGGATGATGCCTACCAAGTTCTATCTACACTAAAGAAAATCAGCGCTTTCCACAA TGCACATGACCTCTCTAAGTGGGATCTCTTCACCAGCAACTACAGGCTACTCAACACAGGCCTGCAGAATGGGGATATGCCTGAACAG ATTGTGATTCATGCAATGCAGTGCACCCATTACATCATCCTGTGGCATCTTGCGAAGGTTTCAGACGGCAGTTCATTAAAG GGTGATATGGTGACCTTGAGAAAGCAAATGAGAGCTTTCTGCTTGATGTGTCAGCGTTACCTAAACAGCATCAACAACGCAGTTAAAGAACAG GCCTTCACCATACTATGTGATCTGCTAATGATCTTCAGTCACCAAATTATGTCTTCAGGCCGGGAACAACTGGAGCCTCTGGTCTATACGCCAGACTCTTCTTTGCAGGCAGATCTGCTCAACTTCATTCTGGATCAAGTGTTCATTGATCAGGATGATGACAACAACAGCACAG ACGGACAGCAAGACGAAGAAGCCAGTAAAATTGAGGCTCTGCATAAGCGAAGAAACCTTCTAGCTGCCTATTGCAAATTAATCATTTACAATGTGGTGGAAATGAACACCGCAGCAGATATATTTAAACAGTATATGAGG TATTACAATGACTACGGAGACATCATCAAGGACACATTGAGTAAAACAAGGCAAATCGACAAAGTACAATGTGCAAAGACACTCGTATTGAGCCTGCAAGCG ttattCAATGAGATGTTGTCTGAACTTGGCTTCAATGTCGACCGCTCAACATCAGCCTTCTGTGGCATAAAAGAGCTCGCCCGACgcttctcattgacttttggcTTGGATCAATTGAAGACCAGGGAGGCTATTGCCATGTTACATAA GGATGGAATTGAGTTTGCTTTTAAGGAACCTAGTCCCCAAGGACAGGGGAGTCCACCTCTCAATCTAGCTTTTTTGGATATCCTGAGCGAGTTCTCCAGCAAACTAATTCGGCAGGACAGAAGATCAGT TCACATGTACCTGGAGCGATTCATGACGGTTCAGATGGCCCTGCAGCGAGAGGACTGCTGGTTGCCCCTCATCTCATACAGGAACTCCTTGCAGGCTGGAGGGGACGATGACACCATGTCTGTCATCAGTGGGATCAGCAGTCGAGGGTCCACCAGGAGTAAGAAGTCAAAGCCTGCCACTTCTAGCAAAAGGAAATTGCCTGAAG AAGAgaacagctgcagcagcagtgatGCAGTTTGGATGAACCGTGAGCAGAATGTGCAGACGCCGGTGATGATGCATTCTCCCCACCTCACCTCTACTGTACTGAGGGATCCAAAGAAGATGAGGCCAGAGGACAGCTACACGACTGCATTCACCATGCCAACAGAGcagcattcccatcagcctgtGCCTCCCCAGCACCAGCCACACCATCACCACCAGGCTGCCATTGACTACAA TACCCAGGTTACTTGGATGTTGACACAGAGGCAACAAGCCGAGGCCCGTCAGCAGCAGGAGCGAGTTAGCATGCACTATGCCAAGATGAGGAATCACATGCAGCAAGCGAT TCGTCGAGGCTCAGGCCTGATGGAGGATGATGAGGAGCCAATAGTGGAGgatgtgatgatgtcatcagaggACCGCTTGGAGGATATCAATGAGAGCATGGATTTTGACACAATCGACATAGATTTG CCCGCTTCAAAGAATCGCAGAGAAAGAACTGAACTAAAGCCAGACTACTTTGATCCGTCTTCCATCATGGATGATTCG GTTCTCAATGTTTCAATGTTCTAA
- the stag2a gene encoding cohesin subunit SA-2a isoform X1: MIAAQDSHTEFQFPQEAESQLSSDTDLDDPDGNHAKTGKGMAAKKGKKALGDKAKGGGAGRTPSLGRVNGHHQENGMENMTLFEVVKMGKSATQSVVDDWIEAYKHDRDIALLDLINFFIQCSGCKGAVSPEMFRHMQNSEIIRKMTEEFDEDSGDYPLTMSGPQWKKFRISFCDFIAVLVRQCQYSIIYDEYMMDTVISLLTGLSDSQVRAFRHTSTLAAMKLMTALVNVALNLSINMDNTQRQYEAERNKVVAKRANDRLELLLQKRKELQENQDEIENMMNAIFKGVFVHRYRDAIAEIRAVCIEEIGVWMKLYSDAFLNDSYLKYVGWTMHDKQGEVRLKCLTALQGLFYSRELGARLELFTSRFKDRIVSMTLDKEYDVAVQAIKLLTLVLQSSDEVLTAEDCESIYHLVYSAHRPIAVSAGEFLFKKLFSHRDPEEEGLPRRGRQSLNGSLIKTTVFFFLESELHEHGAYLVDSLWDCASELLKDWETMISLLLDEPMSGEEALTDRQETALVEIMLCAIRQACECHPPVGRGTGKRVLSAKEKKTQLDDRTRITEMFAVALPLLLAKYCVDIDKVTNLLQIPKYFDLDIYTTGRLEKHLDALLRQIWEVQDKHTDTEVLEACSTTYHALCNEEFTIFNRVDIARSQLLDELVDKFNRLLEDFLQEGEEPDEDDAYQVLSTLKKISAFHNAHDLSKWDLFTSNYRLLNTGLQNGDMPEQIVIHAMQCTHYIILWHLAKVSDGSSLKGDMVTLRKQMRAFCLMCQRYLNSINNAVKEQAFTILCDLLMIFSHQIMSSGREQLEPLVYTPDSSLQADLLNFILDQVFIDQDDDNNSTDGQQDEEASKIEALHKRRNLLAAYCKLIIYNVVEMNTAADIFKQYMRYYNDYGDIIKDTLSKTRQIDKVQCAKTLVLSLQALFNEMLSELGFNVDRSTSAFCGIKELARRFSLTFGLDQLKTREAIAMLHKDGIEFAFKEPSPQGQGSPPLNLAFLDILSEFSSKLIRQDRRSVHMYLERFMTVQMALQREDCWLPLISYRNSLQAGGDDDTMSVISGISSRGSTRSKKSKPATSSKRKLPEAEENSCSSSDAVWMNREQNVQTPVMMHSPHLTSTVLRDPKKMRPEDSYTTAFTMPTEQHSHQPVPPQHQPHHHHQAAIDYNTQVTWMLTQRQQAEARQQQERVSMHYAKMRNHMQQAIRRGSGLMEDDEEPIVEDVMMSSEDRLEDINESMDFDTIDIDLPASKNRRERTELKPDYFDPSSIMDDSVLNVSMF; the protein is encoded by the exons aTGATAGCAGCGCAGGATTCGCACACAGAGTTTCAATTTCCTCA AGAGGCAGAATCTCAGTTGTCTTCAGATACTGACCTTGATGATCCTGATGGCAATCATGCAAAGACAGGAAAGGGCATG GCAGCCAAGAAGGGGAAGAAGGCGCTTGGAGACAAGGCCAAAGGTGGGGGAGCAGGGAGGACCCCCAGTCTTGGCAGGGTGAATGGCCATCATCAGGAGAACGGGATGGAGAATATGACCCTGTTCGAGGTGGTTAAAATGGGGAAGAGTGCCACACAG tCTGTTGTTGATGACTGGATCGAGGCATACAAACATGACAGGGATATTGCTCTCTTGGACTTAATCAACTTCTTCATTCAGTGCTCGGGCTGTAAAG GTGCTGTGAGTCCAGAGATGTTCAGACATATGCAGAACTCTGAAATCATCCGAAAAATGACAGAGGAGTTTGATGAG GACAGCGGTGACTATCCGTTAACTATGTCAGGACCACAGTGGAAGAAATTCAGGATAAGCTTCTGTGACTTCATTGCGGTTCTGGTGCGTCAGTGTCAGTACAGCATCATCTACGACGAGTATATGATGGACACAGTCATCTCACTGCTCACCGGCCTGTCTGACTCACAGGTCAGGGCGTTTAGACATACAAGCACACTAGCAG CCATGAAGTTGATGACAGCCCTGGTGAATGTCGCTCTCAACCTGAGCATCAATATGGACAACACTCAGAGACAGTATGAGGCGGAGAGGAACAAGGTTGTTGCAAAAAGGGCCAATGATAGGTTGGAGCTCCTGTTACAGAAGCGTAAAGAG CTTCAAGAAAATCAAGATGAAATTGAAAACATGATGAATGCAATTTTCAAAGGAGTGTTTGTTCACAGATATCG TGATGCCATTGCTGAGATCCGAGCTGTTTGTATTGAGGAGATTGGAGTGTGGATGAAGCTGTACAGTGACGCCTTCCTCAATGACAGCTACCTGAAGTATGTTGGCTGGACAATGCATGACAAG CAAGGTGAGGTGCGGCTAAAGTGCCTGACTGCCCTACAAGGTCTGTTCTACAGCAGAGAGCTCGGCGCACGACTGGAGCTCTTCACAAGTCGCTTCAAG GACCGCATTGTATCTATGACTCTGGACAAGGAATATGATGTTGCAGTGCAAGCCATTAAACTTCTGACGCTTGTCTTGCA GAGTAGTGATGAGGTTCTGACAGCAGAGGACTGTGAAAGCATATACCATCTGGTTTACTCAGCACATCGACCCATCGCTGTTTCAGCAGGAGAATTTCTCTTTAAGAa GCTCTTCAGCCATCGAGATCCTGAGGAGGAGGGATTACCCAGGAGGGGCAGGCAGAGCCTCAATGGCAGCCTTATCAAGACtactgtcttcttcttcttggagAGTGAG ctCCATGAACATGGGGCCTACTTGGTGGATAGCTTGTGGGATTGTGCGTCAGAGCTGCTGAAAGACTGGGAGACTATGAtcagcctgctgctggatgagCCCATGTCAGGAGAGGAGG CCCTGACTGATCGCCAGGAGACGGCTCTGGTTGAGATCATGCTCTGTGCCATTCGGCAGGCTTGTGAATGCCACCCTCCAGTAGGCAGAGGCACAGGGAAGAGG GTCCTGTCTgccaaggaaaagaaaacacagctgGATGATCGGACACGGATCACAGAGATGTTTGCAGTTGCATTGCCTCTGTTATTGGCAAAG TACTGCGTCGATATTGATAAGGTGACGAATTTGCTACAAATACCAAAgtactttgatcttgacatctACACAACTGGCCGGTTAGAAAAG CATTTGGATGCCTTGTTGCGGCAAATCTGGGAGGTCCAGGATAAGCACACAGACACTGAGGTCCTGGAGGCCTGCTCTACCACCTACCATGCTCTCTGCAACGAAGAGTTCACCATCTTCAACCGCGTGGACATCGCTCGCTCCCAGCTTCTCGATGAGCTTGTAGACAAGTTCAATAGACTCCTGGAGGACTTCCTGCAAGAG GGTGAAGAACCAGATGAGGATGATGCCTACCAAGTTCTATCTACACTAAAGAAAATCAGCGCTTTCCACAA TGCACATGACCTCTCTAAGTGGGATCTCTTCACCAGCAACTACAGGCTACTCAACACAGGCCTGCAGAATGGGGATATGCCTGAACAG ATTGTGATTCATGCAATGCAGTGCACCCATTACATCATCCTGTGGCATCTTGCGAAGGTTTCAGACGGCAGTTCATTAAAG GGTGATATGGTGACCTTGAGAAAGCAAATGAGAGCTTTCTGCTTGATGTGTCAGCGTTACCTAAACAGCATCAACAACGCAGTTAAAGAACAG GCCTTCACCATACTATGTGATCTGCTAATGATCTTCAGTCACCAAATTATGTCTTCAGGCCGGGAACAACTGGAGCCTCTGGTCTATACGCCAGACTCTTCTTTGCAGGCAGATCTGCTCAACTTCATTCTGGATCAAGTGTTCATTGATCAGGATGATGACAACAACAGCACAG ACGGACAGCAAGACGAAGAAGCCAGTAAAATTGAGGCTCTGCATAAGCGAAGAAACCTTCTAGCTGCCTATTGCAAATTAATCATTTACAATGTGGTGGAAATGAACACCGCAGCAGATATATTTAAACAGTATATGAGG TATTACAATGACTACGGAGACATCATCAAGGACACATTGAGTAAAACAAGGCAAATCGACAAAGTACAATGTGCAAAGACACTCGTATTGAGCCTGCAAGCG ttattCAATGAGATGTTGTCTGAACTTGGCTTCAATGTCGACCGCTCAACATCAGCCTTCTGTGGCATAAAAGAGCTCGCCCGACgcttctcattgacttttggcTTGGATCAATTGAAGACCAGGGAGGCTATTGCCATGTTACATAA GGATGGAATTGAGTTTGCTTTTAAGGAACCTAGTCCCCAAGGACAGGGGAGTCCACCTCTCAATCTAGCTTTTTTGGATATCCTGAGCGAGTTCTCCAGCAAACTAATTCGGCAGGACAGAAGATCAGT TCACATGTACCTGGAGCGATTCATGACGGTTCAGATGGCCCTGCAGCGAGAGGACTGCTGGTTGCCCCTCATCTCATACAGGAACTCCTTGCAGGCTGGAGGGGACGATGACACCATGTCTGTCATCAGTGGGATCAGCAGTCGAGGGTCCACCAGGAGTAAGAAGTCAAAGCCTGCCACTTCTAGCAAAAGGAAATTGCCTGAAG CAGAAGAgaacagctgcagcagcagtgatGCAGTTTGGATGAACCGTGAGCAGAATGTGCAGACGCCGGTGATGATGCATTCTCCCCACCTCACCTCTACTGTACTGAGGGATCCAAAGAAGATGAGGCCAGAGGACAGCTACACGACTGCATTCACCATGCCAACAGAGcagcattcccatcagcctgtGCCTCCCCAGCACCAGCCACACCATCACCACCAGGCTGCCATTGACTACAA TACCCAGGTTACTTGGATGTTGACACAGAGGCAACAAGCCGAGGCCCGTCAGCAGCAGGAGCGAGTTAGCATGCACTATGCCAAGATGAGGAATCACATGCAGCAAGCGAT TCGTCGAGGCTCAGGCCTGATGGAGGATGATGAGGAGCCAATAGTGGAGgatgtgatgatgtcatcagaggACCGCTTGGAGGATATCAATGAGAGCATGGATTTTGACACAATCGACATAGATTTG CCCGCTTCAAAGAATCGCAGAGAAAGAACTGAACTAAAGCCAGACTACTTTGATCCGTCTTCCATCATGGATGATTCG GTTCTCAATGTTTCAATGTTCTAA
- the LOC120544714 gene encoding ependymin-1-like — protein MYAALTLFVFICLTATTHADHHQPCHAPNMTGFMNVLSLKGELKAFGAFTYDSMGKKLRFRSNESHPDNTSVGLDVLMFFDEGIFYEIDSKNQSCEKKTLQCTQHPLDIPDDATFMTTVNTGNPSIEGEGLKINSWTGSMPDKKGWYYMAVTMGCLPVSTFYFYESSSFLFSLMDIDNEIKDPDLLMVPSICLGQPLEETPEGTVHSFLNEFM, from the exons ATGTATGCAGCTTTAACGCTCTTCGTCTTCATCTGCTTGACTGCCACCACCCATGCAGATCACCATCAGCCTTGTC ATGCACCCAATATGACAGGATTCATGAATGTG TTAAGCCTTAAGGGTGAATTGAAAGCATTTGGTGCATTCACTTATGACTCAATGGGCAAGAAACTACGGTTCAGATCAAACGAGAGCCACCCCGACAACACATCCGTAGGTTTGGATGTGCTGATGTTTTTCGATGAG GGAATATTCTATGAGATTGACAGCAAAAACCAGAGctgtgagaaaaaaacattgcaaTGCACCCAGCACCCTCTAGATATCCCCGATGATGCAACATTCATGACTACAGTAAACACTGGGAATCCATCCATTGAAGGGGAGGGATTAAAAATCAATTCATGGACAGGATCAATGCCAGACAAGAAAG GCTGGTACTACATGGCTGTAACCATGGGATGTTTGCCTGTGAGCACATTCTACTTCTATGAGTCCTCATCATTCCTTTTCAG CCTCATGGATATTGACAATGAGATCAAGGATCCTGATCTCCTCATGGTGCCCTCCATTTGTCTGGGACAGCCTTTGGAGGAGACACCTGAAGGGACCGTCCATAGCTTCCTCAACGAGTTCATGTAG
- the LOC120544713 gene encoding LOW QUALITY PROTEIN: ependymin-1-like (The sequence of the model RefSeq protein was modified relative to this genomic sequence to represent the inferred CDS: inserted 1 base in 1 codon), translating into MYAAFTLFVFICLTATTHADHHQPCHAPNMTGFMNVLSLKGELKAFGAFTYDSMGKKLRFRSNESHPVNTSVGLDVLMFFDEGIFYEIDSKNQSCEKKXLQCTQHPLDIPDDATFMTTVNTGNPSIEGEGLKINAWTGSMPDKKGKYYMAVTMECLPVGTFYFYESSSFLFSLTEIDTEIKDPDLLMVPSICLGQPLEETPEGTVHSFLNEFM; encoded by the exons ATGTATGCAGCTTTTACGCTCTTCGTCTTCATCTGCTTGACTGCCACCACCCATGCAGATCACCATCAGCCTTGTC ATGCACCCAATATGACAGGATTCATGAATGTG TTAAGCCTTAAGGGTGAATTGAAAGCATTTGGTGCATTCACTTATGACTCAATGGGCAAGAAACTACGGTTCAGATCAAACGAGAGCCACCCCGTCAACACATCCGTAGGTTTGGATGTGCTGATGTTTTTCGATGAG GGAATATTCTATGAGATTGACAGCAAAAACCAGAGCTGTGAGAAAA CATTGCAATGCACCCAGCACCCTCTAGATATCCCCGATGATGCAACATTCATGACTACAGTAAACACTGGGAATCCATCCATTGAAGGGGAGGGATTAAAAATCAATGCATGGACAGGATCAATGCCAGACAAGAAAG GCAAGTACTACATGGCTGTAACCATGGAATGTTTGCCTGTGGGCACATTCTACTTCTATGAGTCCTCATCATTCCTTTTCAG CCTCACGGAGATTGACACCGAGATCAAGGATCCTGATCTCCTCATGGTGCCCTCCATTTGTCTGGGACAGCCTTTGGAGGAGACACCTGAAGGGACCGTCCATAGCTTCCTCAACGAGTTCATGTAG